From the genome of Streptomyces sp. JH34:
CCAGATCTCCCTGCGGCGGAGCAGCCCCCGGTCGCGGGAGAGCATGACGCGCCGCTGCTCGGCCGAGAGGGCGGCCAGCGCGGGGTCGCCGATGTCCTCGCTCTCGTACGCGGCGTCGACGCCCAGGAGGCGCAACCGCCGGGCGAGCGTGCCCAGATGGACGTCGAGCAGGAAGCGCAGTGGCGCGCCGGGGACCTGCTGGGGGCGCCGCACCGCCCGGACCTCGACCAGTTCGCCCGCGCCGGGGATGTGGGACACCGGCACGGGGCTTCCGTCGACGAGGAGTTGCCCGGCCTCGGTGAGCGGGATGCCCAGGGACTCCACGACATGTCCGAGGGTCGATGAGCCGTCCGTGGTGACGGCCGTGCGTCCGCGGCGGCGGTCATGGGCGACGAAGAGCCGCAGTTCCGGGGCTACTTCGAGGGTGATCTCGGGTCCGTTCACCTGGTCAGGATGCCATCGGGCCGGGCGCGGCAGCGAGAGGTTTCCCGCTGACGGGCGACGGCCGACGCGCGAGGGCCGGTCCGGGGGACCGGCGCGGGGGACCGGCGCGGGGGCCGGAGCCCTGGGGCAGGCGGGCGGCCGGGCAGGCGTCAGCGCTGCGCGAAGGCCGCCGGGGGGACACCCACCGTGGCGGTGAAGTCCCGCACCAGGTGCGCCTGGTCGCTGTAGCCGAGATCGGCGGCGAGCCGCGCCCAGTCGGGATCCGGGTCCGATCCGGCGCGTTGCAGGGCCTCGTGGATGCGGTGGCGGAGGATGACCCACTTGGGCCCGACCCCCACACAGGTGGAGAACAGCCGTTGCAGCGAGCGCACGGAGAGTCCGCCCGCCCGGGCGAGGGCGTCCACCCGCAGCAACGAGCGGTCCGTGCGCACGAGCTCGGCGAGTTCGGTCGCGAGTGCCGCCTGCGGGTCCGGCTGCGGAAGGAGGGAGAGTACGTACGAGTCCAGAGCCGCGACCCGGGCGTCCTCGTCGGCCGGATCGAGCACGGCCGGCACGGTCGCCGAGGCGGAGGGAACGTTCCCGGGCGCGGCGAGCACCTCGTCGGCGGGGATCCGGCGCCCGGTCCACTCCGAGACGGGCAGCCGCGGGGCGAACTGCCGGAAGGCGCCGGGCCGGAACTTCACCCCGCACACCCGCCCCCTGCCCTCCAGCCGCTGGCTGAAGAGCCCCTGCACGACGCCGTAGACCTCGGCGGAGCCCGCGCGCTGGACCTCGCTGCCCGACTCCATCCGTTCGAAGACCAGGTGGACGCTCGGGTGCGGCACCACGCGTGAGGTGTAGGGCTCCGACAGGTCCCAGTCGATCAGCCAGTAGTGCTCCAGGTGCCGCCGCAGAGCCGGTGCGGGGTCACGAAGACGGAAGCGCACGCGGGTGAACAGGTCGGGGGCGTCGACGATGCCCCGCGTCTCTCGTCCAGGTCCGGCCATGGTCGGATCCTAGGTCGCACGGGTGCCGCCCCTGGCGTGTTTCTTCGACACGCCGTGCCGGGCGGGCGTAGCTCTCCGCCCCGGTGGTGTGCGCGTGAGTGGGCGCCCGGCCGAGCGCGAGGTGCGCCCCGGCGGCGGTGGCCGTGGTGGTCACCCCTGCGGCGGCCCGCTCCGGTCCAGGCGGGTGCGCAGGGTCAGGGCGAACTCCTCCGCCCTCGCCAGCTGGACCCGCAGCTTGGCGACCTGCTCGCTCGCGGACCGTTCGTACGCGCGCACCCGCTCCAGGAGTTCGTCGCGCTCGTCCGGCGCCGCTTCCCCACCTTCGTCGAGACGGTCGACCGCCTCGAGCAGGTCCCGCATCTCGTCCAGGCTGAAGCCGAGGGGCTTCATCCGGCGGACGACCATCAGCCGTGCCACGTCGGCCTCGGTGTACAGCCGGAACCCGCCGCGGGAGCGGGCCGAGGGTGTCACGAGCCCGGTCTCCTCGTAGTGCCGGATCGTGCGCAGTGACAGCTCGGTGCGCGCGGCGACCTCGCCGATCTGCATGTGCTCGCTGCTCACGGTGACCATGTGCCCTCTCGACTCCCGCCGCGACCAGGGGAGGACGGCGTTCCGATCCCTACCCTAACGTTAGGGTAGAGTTGCACGGCGCCAGGTACCCGGGGCCGACGACGCCTCCGGCGCGATCCGGCGCCCCGTGCGAAGGGGGTCCGGCGCGTTCCGGCCGAGCCCGTGCCGTCCGCACGGCCGCTCTCCGTGAGCCCGGCGGCAGCGGTGCGCTCCGCCCCGAAGTACTCGTCCGCGGTCGCGGACGAACCGCGGGAAGCCCTCCGGCCTCCGCGTCCTGTGCACGTCCCGGTCCGCCGGGCCTGCCCGAGCAACGACAGGTCACGTCTCCCTTGCCTGCATCCGTACTGTCCCCGGCCGGCCGGCTGCGTGGCTTCCGGCCGTCCTGGCTGTCCCCGAAGGTCTTCCGCACGGAGGTCCTGGCCGGTCTCGTCGTGGGGCTCGCACTGATCCCCGAGGCGATCTCGTTCTCGATCATCGCCGGGGTGGACCCCGCCGTCGGTCTGTTCGCCGCCTTCACGATGGCCGTCGTCATCTCCGTCGTCGGCGGCAGGCCCGCGATGATCTCCGCCGCGACCGGCGCGGTCGCCCTCGTCATCGCCCCGCTCAACCGGGAGCACGGATTCGGCTACCTGATCGCGGGCGTCATCCTGGGCGGGGTCTTCCAGGTCGTACTCGGCGCGCTCGGTGTCGCCAGGCTGATGAGGTTCGTGCCCCGCAGCGTGATGGTCGGCTTCGTCAACGCGCTGGCGATCCTGGTCTTCATGGGGCAGGTCCCCGAGCTGAGCGACGTCCCCTGGCCGGTGTATCCGCTGGTCGTCGGCGGGCTGGTCCTGATGGTGCTGTTCCCGCGGATCACCAGGGCGGTCCCGGCCCCGCTGGTCTCCATCGTCATCCTCACGGCGATCACCGTCGCCGCCGGCATCGCGGTGCCGACGGTCGGCGACAAGGGCGAGCTGCCCTCGTCCCTGCCGGTGCCCGGCCTGCCCGACGTGCCCTTCACCCTGGACACCCTGACGACCGTCGCCCCCTACGCGCTGGCCATGGCGCTGGTCGGCCTGATGGAGTCGCTGATGACGGCGAAGCTGGTCGACGAGATCACCGACACCCACTCCAGCAAGACCCGCGAGTCGATCGGCCAGGGCGTCGCCAACATCGTGACCGGCTTCCTCGGCGGCATGGGCGGCTGCGCGATGATCGGCCAGACCATGATCAACGTGAAGGTCTCCGGTGCCCGTACGCGGCTTTCCACGTTCTTCGCGGGCGTCTTCCTGATGGTGCTGTGCATCGCGTTCGGGCCGCTCGTCTCCCGTATCCCGATGGCGGCCCTCGTCGCGGTGATGGTCATGGTGTGTTTCGCGACCTTCGACTGGCATTCGATCGCACCGGGGACGCTCAGGCGGATGCCGGCCGGCGAGATCGTGGTGATGGTCGTCACGGTGGTCTGTGTCGTCGCCACCGAGAACCTCGCCGTCGGTGTCGTCGTCGGCTCGGTCACCGCGATGGTCATATTCGCCAGGCGGGTCGCCCACCTCGCCGATGTCACGTCCGTCACCGACGCGGACGGGGGCCGGATCGTCTACTCCGTCTTCGGGGAACTCTTCTTCGCCTCGTCCAACGACCTCGTCGGACGCTTCGACTACGCCGCCGATCCCCGGTCGGTCGTCATCGACCTGACCTCGGCACACATCTGGGACGCCTCCTCGGTCGCGACGCTGGACGCCATCACCACGAAGTACGAACAGCGGGGGAAGAGCGTCGAGATCATCGGTCTCAACGAGCGGAGTGCCGACCTCCACGGCTCCCTCAGCGGCCGGCTCGCCGGTGGCTCCTGACGCACCCCGTGACCCTGCGCCGGGATGTCCGGAGCGGGCGCCGGTGTGACCGGGCCGCGCGGGGAAGAGGTCCGACGGGGACGGGGCGGGGCGGACGATATCAGGCATTTCATGCGATCCGTGTGCCTGGCGTGAAGCTCTTCGGGAGAGATGGCGCACACGCCGTTCCGCCGTCGTCCCGGCGTGGACGGGCGGGTTGCCATTCGTGCCCCGACTGGGCAATGGTTGCCGAAGGGAAAGTACTTTTCGTCCAGTTGGAAGGTGGTGCGGCTCGCCTCGGGCGGGTCCCCCCTCATGGCTCCTCTGAAGGAACACATCGCCACGAAAACTCAGCAACGGTCCGCCTCCGACCTGTGGGGCCCGGCCCCGTACGCAGTGATCGTCGTGGACCGGACAGGAACGGTCCGCGATCTCAACCCGGCAGCCGCTTCGCTCCTGGGAGGCGTCACTCCGGGCGTCGCACTGTCGGATGCCGCGCCGTCCTGGCTGGCACGTGCCCACGAGGAGACGACGAACCCCACCGGCCGCCCCGGGGGTGACGCCCATGCCGCCTTCCGCGGGCGGATCGGCGCACGGAGCTTCGAGGCGCACCCGGCCCCGTACGGCGACGGTGAGGTGGTGTGGTGGCTGGCCGACGACACCGACCGGCGGCTCGTCGAGGAGGAGCTGGCCACGGAGCGGGAGCGCACCGCCTTCCTGGCGGAGGCCTCGAACGTCCTCCTGGCGTCGCTGAACACCGACCGCTGCATGCTCGTCACCGCTCAGCTCGCCTCCCGGTACCTCGCCGAGGCCGCGATCGTCATCGTGCCCGCCGCGGGACGAAAACTGCCCATGACGTACGCCGTCGAGGGCGGTGCGGCGGTCCGCCGCACGGTGATCGCGGACACCGCCCTGGTGCCCGGCCTGAGCGAGGCGCTGCAGGGCTTCCCGCCCGTACCCTCCCGGTGGATCGACCCGGCCTTCCTGCCGGACTGGCTCATCCCCGAGGGCTTCGGCGGCACCGTCGGGTCGGCCGCCGTCACCCCGCTGCCGGGCCACGGTGTACCGGCGGGTGTCCTGGTGCTGCTGCGCGGCACGGATTCCACCGAGTTCAACGAGAACGAGGAGATCTTCGCCCGGCTGTTCGCGGCGCGGGCCGGTGCCGCCCTGTCCGCCGCGCGGCTGTACGCCGAGCAGAGCGACATAACGCGGACCCTCATGCGCGACCTGCTGCCGCCCCGGCTGGACCGGGTCAACGGAGTCGAGTTCGCCGGCGGCTACCAGCCCGCGGCGGCGCGGGACCGGGTCGGCGGCGACTTCTACGACGTCCACCCGGGCAGCACCCCCGAGGACGCGTCCCTGGCGGTCCTCGGGGACGTGTGCGGCAAGGGCCTGGACGCGGCCGTGCTCACCGGCAAGATCCGCAACACGCTCCAGGCGCTGACACCGATGGCGGGCGACCACGAGGCCATGCTGCGGCTGCTCAACGGGGCGCTGCTCAACTCGCACCACACCCGCTTCGCGACGCTCGTGCTGGCCTCGGTCCGGCGCGAGGAGAACCGGGTGCGTCTGCGCCTCACCTCGGCGGGCCACCCCGCCCCCCTGGTGATCCGGAACGACGGCCGGGTGGAGGAGATCGACACCCGCGGGACCCTGGTGGGGGCGCTGCCCCACATCGAGGCCCGCACCGTGGAGACCGAACTGCTCCCGGGCGAGACGTGCCTGCTCTACACGGACGGCGTCACCGAGGCCCGCGGCGGGCCCCTCGGCGACGAACTGTTCGGTGAGGAGCGGCTGATGCGGGCCATGCGGGAGTGCGCGGGCATGCCGGGCACGGCCGTGGTCGAGCGTGTGCAGATGCTCGCGTCCCAGTGGCTCCACGACGGCCGGCACGACGACATGGCGCTCGTCGCGATCACCGCTCCGCCGACCACCCACCTGAGCGCGGTGAACGGCCACACCCGGGGCAGGTACACGCAATGAGTACAGACATCCTTGCCGCACCCGACGTGAACGGTCTCCAGGAACAGTTGTGGGCCGCGGTGACCGGCCGGGACGAACACGCCGCCGCCGCGGTGCTCTTCACCGCGCTGGACGCCGGGATCGACGCCGAGACCGCGCTGCTGGACGTCATCGCCCCGGTACAGGCGCGGGTCGGCACCGAGTGGGCGGCCAACCGCCTCAGCGTGGCGCAGGAACACGCGGCGAGTGCCATCGCCGAGCGGGTCATCGCCGCCCTCGCCCACCACCCGGCCGCACGCACCACCCCGCGTCTGGGCCGCGTCACCGTGGCCTGTGTCGACCAGGAATGGCACGTGCTGCCGGCCCGTCTGCTGGCCGAGGTCCTCACGCTGCGCGGGTGGCAGGTCGACTTCCTCGGGGCCCAGGTGCCCACACCGCACCTCATCGGACACCTGCACAACAACGGCGCGGACGTGGTCGCGCTGTCCTCCTCGATCCCCACCCGGCTGCCCGCCGCGCACGCGGCCGTCACCGCCTGCCAGGCCGTCGGAGTGCCCGTACTCGCGGGCGGGGCGGCGTTCGGGCCCGACGGGCGGTACGCGCTCCGCCTGGGCGCCGACGCCTGGGCGCCCGACGCCCGCGCTGCCGCGCGCCGGATCGCTGAGGGGATCGCGGTGCCCGTGCCGGCCGCCGGAAGGCAGCAGATAGACGATCTGCCGCACCTGGGCGACCAGGAGTACACCCTCGTCGTCCGCAGCCGGCCGCAGCTCGTGCGGGAGGTGCTGGCACAGCTGGAGAGCCGCTTCCCCGCGGCCACGGCCTACACGGAGCAGCAGCGCGAGCACACCGCACAGGACATCTCCCACATCGTCGAATACCTCGGTGTGGCCCTCTACATGGACGACGACGAGCTCTTCACCGGCTTCCTGGGCTGGACCGCGGGCATCCTGGAGGCCCGGCAGGTTCCGGCCGTCTCCCTGCGGCCGGTCCTCGACGTCCTGGGGGCCGAGCTCAAGGACTTCCCCCGATCCACCCGGCTGCTCGGTGCGGCGCGTACCACCCTGGACGCCCACCTCGCAGCCGTCGGCCACAACCCCGGAGCCTCGGATGACCGATCTGCCCTGTCCGCCCTTCACCCTGGAAGTTGAAGCCGGTCCGGGTGCCGTACGACTGGGTCTCGTCGGTGACCTGGACTACGACACCAGTGAGCAGCTGGTGGAGCGTGCCCAGGCATGCCTCGCGGCCGAACCCGCCCCGCAGGCGCTCGTCCTGGACTGCTCCGGGCTGCGCGTGTGCGACTCGAGCGGGGTCTCCGCCCTTCTGCAGATCCACCGCGACACGACGTCGCGCGGTGTCGTGCTGCAGCTGCGGAACGCGCCCGACTTCTTCCGCAGGACCCTGGAGGTCACGGGGATCCGGCACCTCTTCGTCCTCGACGGTGCCGATGACCGGGGTGAGCGTGAGCGTGAGCGTGCGCAGGACGGACCGCCGCCGGCCGGCGACCGGTACCGGACGGTGCCGCCGCCCG
Proteins encoded in this window:
- a CDS encoding cobalamin-dependent protein (Presence of a B(12) (cobalamin)-binding domain implies dependence on cobalamin itself, in one of its several forms, or in some unusual lineages, dependence on a cobalamin-like analog.), with translation MSTDILAAPDVNGLQEQLWAAVTGRDEHAAAAVLFTALDAGIDAETALLDVIAPVQARVGTEWAANRLSVAQEHAASAIAERVIAALAHHPAARTTPRLGRVTVACVDQEWHVLPARLLAEVLTLRGWQVDFLGAQVPTPHLIGHLHNNGADVVALSSSIPTRLPAAHAAVTACQAVGVPVLAGGAAFGPDGRYALRLGADAWAPDARAAARRIAEGIAVPVPAAGRQQIDDLPHLGDQEYTLVVRSRPQLVREVLAQLESRFPAATAYTEQQREHTAQDISHIVEYLGVALYMDDDELFTGFLGWTAGILEARQVPAVSLRPVLDVLGAELKDFPRSTRLLGAARTTLDAHLAAVGHNPGASDDRSALSALHPGS
- a CDS encoding MerR family transcriptional regulator; this translates as MVTVSSEHMQIGEVAARTELSLRTIRHYEETGLVTPSARSRGGFRLYTEADVARLMVVRRMKPLGFSLDEMRDLLEAVDRLDEGGEAAPDERDELLERVRAYERSASEQVAKLRVQLARAEEFALTLRTRLDRSGPPQG
- a CDS encoding helix-turn-helix domain-containing protein, with amino-acid sequence MAGPGRETRGIVDAPDLFTRVRFRLRDPAPALRRHLEHYWLIDWDLSEPYTSRVVPHPSVHLVFERMESGSEVQRAGSAEVYGVVQGLFSQRLEGRGRVCGVKFRPGAFRQFAPRLPVSEWTGRRIPADEVLAAPGNVPSASATVPAVLDPADEDARVAALDSYVLSLLPQPDPQAALATELAELVRTDRSLLRVDALARAGGLSVRSLQRLFSTCVGVGPKWVILRHRIHEALQRAGSDPDPDWARLAADLGYSDQAHLVRDFTATVGVPPAAFAQR
- a CDS encoding SpoIIE family protein phosphatase, with protein sequence MAPLKEHIATKTQQRSASDLWGPAPYAVIVVDRTGTVRDLNPAAASLLGGVTPGVALSDAAPSWLARAHEETTNPTGRPGGDAHAAFRGRIGARSFEAHPAPYGDGEVVWWLADDTDRRLVEEELATERERTAFLAEASNVLLASLNTDRCMLVTAQLASRYLAEAAIVIVPAAGRKLPMTYAVEGGAAVRRTVIADTALVPGLSEALQGFPPVPSRWIDPAFLPDWLIPEGFGGTVGSAAVTPLPGHGVPAGVLVLLRGTDSTEFNENEEIFARLFAARAGAALSAARLYAEQSDITRTLMRDLLPPRLDRVNGVEFAGGYQPAAARDRVGGDFYDVHPGSTPEDASLAVLGDVCGKGLDAAVLTGKIRNTLQALTPMAGDHEAMLRLLNGALLNSHHTRFATLVLASVRREENRVRLRLTSAGHPAPLVIRNDGRVEEIDTRGTLVGALPHIEARTVETELLPGETCLLYTDGVTEARGGPLGDELFGEERLMRAMRECAGMPGTAVVERVQMLASQWLHDGRHDDMALVAITAPPTTHLSAVNGHTRGRYTQ
- a CDS encoding STAS domain-containing protein; translation: MTDLPCPPFTLEVEAGPGAVRLGLVGDLDYDTSEQLVERAQACLAAEPAPQALVLDCSGLRVCDSSGVSALLQIHRDTTSRGVVLQLRNAPDFFRRTLEVTGIRHLFVLDGADDRGERERERAQDGPPPAGDRYRTVPPPVPSG
- a CDS encoding SulP family inorganic anion transporter gives rise to the protein MPASVLSPAGRLRGFRPSWLSPKVFRTEVLAGLVVGLALIPEAISFSIIAGVDPAVGLFAAFTMAVVISVVGGRPAMISAATGAVALVIAPLNREHGFGYLIAGVILGGVFQVVLGALGVARLMRFVPRSVMVGFVNALAILVFMGQVPELSDVPWPVYPLVVGGLVLMVLFPRITRAVPAPLVSIVILTAITVAAGIAVPTVGDKGELPSSLPVPGLPDVPFTLDTLTTVAPYALAMALVGLMESLMTAKLVDEITDTHSSKTRESIGQGVANIVTGFLGGMGGCAMIGQTMINVKVSGARTRLSTFFAGVFLMVLCIAFGPLVSRIPMAALVAVMVMVCFATFDWHSIAPGTLRRMPAGEIVVMVVTVVCVVATENLAVGVVVGSVTAMVIFARRVAHLADVTSVTDADGGRIVYSVFGELFFASSNDLVGRFDYAADPRSVVIDLTSAHIWDASSVATLDAITTKYEQRGKSVEIIGLNERSADLHGSLSGRLAGGS